In a single window of the Coprothermobacter sp. genome:
- the efp gene encoding elongation factor P, with amino-acid sequence MISANELRTGVTFEIDGQAFAVIQFTHIKPGKGSPFVRLKMKNLMTGNVVEQTFRPDEKVKSAYLEHKKMQYLYDVDGIYTFMDSATYEQIGLTRNDLGDGANYLIENIVVDVVYFLEKPVSVELPTFIEATITHTEPGIKGDTATGANKTAEIETGFTLLVPLFVNEGDKVRIDTRSGDYLERVK; translated from the coding sequence TTGATTTCTGCCAATGAATTGCGCACGGGTGTCACGTTTGAGATAGACGGTCAGGCGTTTGCCGTCATTCAGTTCACCCACATCAAGCCCGGCAAGGGCTCCCCATTTGTCCGCCTCAAAATGAAGAACCTCATGACCGGCAACGTCGTCGAGCAGACCTTCCGTCCGGACGAGAAGGTCAAGAGCGCATATCTTGAGCACAAGAAGATGCAGTATCTCTATGACGTCGACGGCATTTACACCTTTATGGACTCCGCGACCTACGAGCAGATCGGCCTGACCAGGAATGACCTTGGCGATGGCGCCAACTATCTGATCGAGAACATCGTGGTCGATGTCGTCTACTTCCTCGAGAAGCCGGTCAGCGTCGAGCTGCCCACATTCATCGAGGCGACCATCACGCACACTGAGCCGGGTATCAAGGGCGATACCGCCACGGGCGCCAACAAGACCGCCGAAATCGAGACCGGGTTCACGCTCCTGGTGCCGCTGTTCGTCAATGAAGGCGACAAGGTCCGCATCGACACCCGCAGCGGAGACTACCTCGAGAGGGTCAAGTAA
- a CDS encoding Xaa-Pro dipeptidase, protein MENSYYEHRIELLQERMSGANVDAFFTLAAPSMRYLTGFTGEEGYLLALQGAMHLVVDGRFTTQAREECPWVDIIEYTGHFSRSIANLLVAGHAHWLGFEKERVSFVQAEQMRSAFPSVTMVPTEGVVEGMRIVKDSRELDMMRAAGRVADKAFNAMIGQLKAGMTENETAALLEYEMRKAGAQGASFPTIVGSGARGALPHGVASGKAIQNGDVIVIDFGVNYEGYMSDCTRTVALGEQPADVLDVYGNLRGAQQLGLDCIKAGVSSRSVDTAVRGKLDESGLAQYFTHGLGHGVGLEIHEAPRLSQGTDTVLEPGQVVTCEPGVYLPGRYGMRIEDSVIVTATGFESLTELPKELVLP, encoded by the coding sequence ATGGAAAACTCGTACTACGAACACAGGATTGAACTGCTGCAAGAGCGCATGTCCGGCGCGAACGTGGACGCCTTCTTCACGCTTGCAGCTCCCAGCATGCGGTATCTGACCGGTTTCACGGGCGAAGAGGGGTACCTCCTCGCGCTCCAGGGCGCCATGCACCTTGTCGTCGACGGCCGGTTCACCACACAGGCGCGTGAAGAGTGCCCCTGGGTGGACATCATCGAATACACTGGGCACTTCAGCAGGTCGATTGCGAACCTGCTCGTCGCGGGCCATGCCCATTGGCTCGGGTTCGAGAAGGAACGCGTTTCCTTCGTTCAGGCGGAACAGATGCGTTCGGCGTTTCCGTCGGTGACCATGGTCCCGACCGAGGGCGTGGTCGAAGGCATGCGCATCGTCAAGGACAGTCGCGAGCTGGACATGATGCGCGCTGCGGGGCGTGTCGCGGACAAGGCGTTCAACGCGATGATCGGCCAGTTGAAGGCCGGCATGACCGAGAACGAAACGGCCGCGCTGCTGGAATACGAAATGCGGAAGGCGGGCGCCCAGGGCGCCAGTTTCCCGACGATCGTAGGATCGGGCGCTCGAGGGGCACTCCCGCACGGGGTCGCTTCCGGCAAGGCCATCCAGAACGGCGATGTCATCGTCATCGACTTCGGTGTCAACTACGAGGGGTACATGAGCGATTGCACCAGGACCGTGGCGCTCGGTGAACAGCCTGCCGACGTCCTGGATGTCTATGGAAACCTGCGTGGAGCACAGCAGCTGGGTCTCGACTGCATCAAGGCGGGCGTGAGCTCCCGTTCCGTCGACACCGCCGTGAGAGGCAAGCTCGACGAGAGCGGACTGGCGCAGTACTTCACCCATGGCCTGGGGCATGGGGTGGGGCTCGAGATTCATGAAGCGCCTCGCCTTTCCCAGGGGACCGACACGGTGCTCGAACCCGGGCAGGTCGTCACCTGTGAACCGGGTGTTTACCTTCCTGGACGCTACGGCATGCGCATCGAGGATTCGGTCATCGTGACAGCGACTGGGTTCGAGTCATTGACCGAGCTGCCGAAGGAGCTGGTTCTCCCCTGA
- a CDS encoding prepilin peptidase → MQRSEVVWCCSERTKECREDGLLVTGLLGAVPEVVFLAVCFIAGTFMGSFVGVLTYRIPRDEQWVKGHSVCPACGHQLGVLDLVPVWSYVFLRGRCRYCHAAIGARYLWTEVCTGLLFVGLGWGLGWSVDALKFAIMTVLALAVGIIDFETGLVPDAVVLPGTAIGLVFGALAGWHGLLGAAGGAAIGAALFALIILFSRGGMGWGDATLGLMLGAFLGWRLAVVFLLLAFIIGATAGVVLMVFFKKKGKDSMPFGPAMAVGAYVAAVAGNDLITWYLATLFHR, encoded by the coding sequence ATGCAGCGTTCAGAGGTCGTATGGTGCTGTTCTGAGCGTACAAAGGAGTGCAGAGAGGATGGATTGCTTGTGACAGGCTTGCTGGGCGCAGTTCCCGAGGTGGTGTTTCTTGCCGTCTGCTTCATTGCCGGCACCTTCATGGGGAGTTTTGTCGGCGTCCTCACCTATCGCATACCACGCGATGAACAATGGGTCAAAGGGCATTCCGTCTGCCCGGCCTGTGGTCACCAGCTGGGCGTCCTCGACCTAGTCCCGGTGTGGAGTTATGTGTTTCTGCGCGGCCGTTGCCGATACTGTCATGCGGCGATCGGAGCCCGGTATCTCTGGACCGAGGTGTGTACCGGCCTGTTGTTTGTCGGTCTGGGCTGGGGTCTGGGGTGGAGTGTCGATGCCCTGAAGTTTGCCATCATGACGGTCCTTGCGCTGGCGGTCGGGATCATCGACTTCGAAACAGGCCTCGTGCCTGACGCGGTCGTCTTGCCAGGGACCGCCATCGGTCTGGTCTTCGGCGCGCTTGCTGGATGGCATGGTCTGCTGGGAGCCGCAGGTGGAGCGGCAATCGGTGCGGCGTTGTTCGCGCTGATCATCCTGTTCTCGAGAGGCGGCATGGGATGGGGTGACGCGACTCTGGGACTCATGCTCGGTGCGTTCCTGGGCTGGCGCCTGGCTGTTGTTTTTTTGCTGCTGGCCTTTATCATTGGGGCGACTGCTGGCGTTGTTCTGATGGTGTTCTTCAAGAAGAAAGGAAAGGATTCGATGCCCTTCGGTCCCGCTATGGCCGTGGGGGCATATGTCGCGGCTGTTGCGGGAAACGACCTGATCACCTGGTATCTGGCAACCCTGTTCCACAGGTAG